Sequence from the Corallococcus sp. EGB genome:
TCCTTCGACATCCTCCAGGTGTGGCACGAGCGCTTCGACGGTGACCCCGCCCACCAGTGGCTGCGCGGACTGGTGGCGCGGGCCGTCAACGCGGGGTCTGAAAACACCCGGAGTTCACGAAGGGTGCGGCGCGCGCCAGCTTCCTGACACTCGTGGGGCACGGCACTGAACGTCAGTACACAGGTGGGGGAGCATCGCATGGGAGGCTTCGTGTAGGGTGCTCCGCATGAATCCTGAGAAGCTCGTCTTCGCCCAGACCGTCGAAGCGCTCTTTGTCCGGGCGCTGGAGAACCGCCTGACGCCCGCGTGCCGCGAGCACCTGAAGCGGGCGGGGCTGGACCTCGACCGCAAGCTGGAGCGCGCCTACACCCTGGACCAGTGGCGGGAGTTCCTGCGCATCGCGGCCGGCCACGTCTACGGCGGTGTGCCCGCGGAGGCGGCGTACTACTCCCTCGGCGAGCGCTTCATGGACGCCTACTTCGGCACCTTCTTCGGCCGCGCGCTGCTGGGCGTGGGCCGGCTGGCGGGCCCCCGGAGGATGCTGCTGCGGGCGGACCTCGGCTTTCGCGCCGGCAACAACTTCAGTGAAGTCAAAATCGTGGAGCGCGGCGCGACGTCGCTGGAGCTGTGGATGAACGACGTGCTGGCGGATCAGCCGACGTTCGCGGCGGGGCTGCTGGCGCGCGCGGTGGCGCTGTGCGGGGGCTGGCGGGTGGTGGCGCTGCCGGAGGAGTTCGACGGCACGGCGGCGACGTTCCACCTGCGCTGGAGCGAGGCCCCCGCGGAAGGGGGGCTCAGCGCCACTGAGGATGGGTCCGGAGGCGACGCTCGACCTCAGGCGTGAGGGTGCCCCCATGCGGGGCCCGGGAGGACGAGCGCTCCCAGCGCTCCAGCCACCGGGTCCCCAGCGGGGCGGTGAGGGGTTCGTAGCGGGTCGAGGCCACGGTGGTCTCCCCCTTGGTGCCGGTGGACACGCCGGCGCCCACGTAGAACCCCGCGAGCAGCAGCGTGACGCGGGTGGGCGTGGCCGCGCTGTAGGTCATCAGCAGGGCGCCCTCCCCGTCCTCGCGGCAGTGCCGGCGCACCCGGGCGAGCACCCCTTCGGTCCACATGTCCGGGTTGGACGCGGGTGAGAACGGGTCGAAGAAGACGAGGTCCGCGGGGGGCAGGTCCTCCTCCAGGAAGGGCACCGCGTCCCCCAGCTTGAGGGTCCACTGGATGCCGGGCTCGGACCAGGCGCCGTGCTTCATGAGGCTCTCCGCGGCGGCGCGGAACGGCTGGAGGAAGGGGAAGCCCTCCGCGTCCGCGAGCGCGAGGCGCAAGGGGGCCAGGTCCACCTCGAAGCTGACGATGTGCAGCTCGCGCGCGCGCTCCGGGCCCAGCTCGCGGGCGCGGGTGAGCGCGGCGACGGCGTTGGTGGCGGCGCCCAGGCCCACGTCGTGGATGACGAGCGGCGGGCCGGGCTGACGCAGGCGGTCCGCGAGGCCGGGTTGATCCACATAGAGGCGCAGGGCCTCCTGCCAGGGGCCCACCGCGGGGTGCATGACCTCGCCGTGGCCCAGGTGGCGCACGGCGCGGTGGCCGTTGCGCAGGGTGACGAGTTCGAAGTCGCCGTCGCGCGGATGGGAGGGCTCGGACATGGGGCTCCTGGCCTGGAGGGGACGTGTGGGAAAGGATGGGTGCCTAGCATGACGACTCCAGGGCAGGAACATCGGGGCGCGCTTCACGGGGAGGACGTCCGGCATGGGGAGGCCCCCGTCGCGGGAGGCCGGGTGCGGCTGTCGCTGCGGGTGGAAGCCGCGACGCGCACGGTGCTGGCGGCGGCGTGGGAGGCCCCGGTGGACGCGGGCCATCCGCTGGCCGCCTGCCTGGAGTCGCTGTGCCAGAGCGCGGTGGGCATGGGGGTGGACGTGTTCCTGCGCTTCGACGACTTCCACCTGCGGTCGGGGTGTCCGGACGGGTTGGAGGCGACGGAGGAGGCGGGGCAGGCGGTGCGGGTGTTCCGCCTGGCGTTCAGCCAGTTCCACTCCCGGGCCACGGGGCCCGCGTACCTGTCGAGCGGGCTGGTGCTGGCGAAGCTGCCGCGGGGCGCGAGCCCGGAGTGGGACGAGCCGGGGTTCTACTTCGCGCACTACTACCGCGAGGAGCTGTGGCCCGCGGCGGTGGTGGAGGCGCGCCGGGGCGGCGTGCTGGGGCCTCGCGCGGCGTGTGCGTTCATCGACGCGCTGCTGGCGAAGGCGGGCGACACGGTGGAGCTGGACTGGCCGGTGGAGCAGGGCACGGCGACCTGGGACTGGCTGACGCGCGTGTGCCTGCCGGCGGTGACGGGTGGAGAGGAAAGAACCCGGCAGTTGCTGGAGGGCGGCTACAGGGGCGCGAGGGGCTCGGGGAGTTTTCCGTTCGGGCATCTGGACGGAGGGCCGTGGCGCCCACCGGTGGAGCTGGCGGAGCCCGAGGGCGTGGGGCACGCGGAGTTCATCCTCGGGGACCTGGAGCACCTGTTGCCGGAGTTGCCGAAGGACGGCGTGCTGCTGGCCGCGCCCCGGTGGATGGCGGTGGGACAGACGCGGGACTCCCCTGCCCTGCGCCGCGCGGAGATTTCGAGCGACGAGGCCGGAGGCTTCGGCCTGTTCAACGCGGCGGCGCACGACGTGGGTGAGGATGATGACTGAGCTGCGGTTGCTGAAATGGCTGGTCAGGTGCGTCGCCCTGCTGGGCCTGTCGTGAGCATCAGCGCCGGCAAGGTACGCGCATGTCTTTCGCCTCATCGAGAGGACTGCGGAAGGTCTTTCCTGTCCTCAAGGCGGACCTGCGCCCCGCGCTGGGGACACGCAGCCGGGTGAAACACTGTCGGCGTATCGTGAGCAGGCCCGGAGCCTGGAACCGTGGCTCCTCGCTGCACGCCTCCACGCGACGGGTAGTCGCGCAGGATTTTTTCACGCATTGCCCCAGCACCCGGCGCGCTGATAATCCGCGTCCCGGAGTGTTCAACTCGAGCGGTGGGCGGACGGCCGTGGTCGCGCCAGCCCTCGCGGATCGGGGTTTCTTCGATGCGGTCACAACGTGCTGTCTGGAGCAGGCTCCTGGTGTTCGCAGCGAGCCTGGGCCTTCTGTCCTGCGGCGACAACGAGCGCCCGGCACCGGCGAACGTCCGCACCACGCACGCGCGTCTCGCGACGGCGCCGGCCTGGTACGCCACCGCTTCCATGTCGACGACGCGTGGGCAACACGCCGCCGTCCTGCTCCCTGATGGGAAGCTGCTCGTCATCA
This genomic interval carries:
- a CDS encoding DUF2378 family protein is translated as MNPEKLVFAQTVEALFVRALENRLTPACREHLKRAGLDLDRKLERAYTLDQWREFLRIAAGHVYGGVPAEAAYYSLGERFMDAYFGTFFGRALLGVGRLAGPRRMLLRADLGFRAGNNFSEVKIVERGATSLELWMNDVLADQPTFAAGLLARAVALCGGWRVVALPEEFDGTAATFHLRWSEAPAEGGLSATEDGSGGDARPQA
- a CDS encoding tRNA (5-methylaminomethyl-2-thiouridine)(34)-methyltransferase MnmD, translating into MSEPSHPRDGDFELVTLRNGHRAVRHLGHGEVMHPAVGPWQEALRLYVDQPGLADRLRQPGPPLVIHDVGLGAATNAVAALTRARELGPERARELHIVSFEVDLAPLRLALADAEGFPFLQPFRAAAESLMKHGAWSEPGIQWTLKLGDAVPFLEEDLPPADLVFFDPFSPASNPDMWTEGVLARVRRHCREDGEGALLMTYSAATPTRVTLLLAGFYVGAGVSTGTKGETTVASTRYEPLTAPLGTRWLERWERSSSRAPHGGTLTPEVERRLRTHPQWR